A single region of the Chryseobacterium culicis genome encodes:
- a CDS encoding SMI1/KNR4 family protein: MKKRQFKKLDNSISSFQWIKKKSEKYWQKVDLMECWGFQIQEGSKWKKGLSESELEDFQKQLNITFPESLKNYYRTMNGLDKPGIDNNGGEGEIDFGPTFYSYPEDIPLIKARIEWIMEANRVTEDILKNQNVPPIIPYLGHRFLILDHEEHVLSMYGDDIIFWGGNLSKGIAKDIFPIRHAEKKKIDTSSFWNKKIGRY, translated from the coding sequence ATGAAAAAAAGACAATTTAAAAAACTGGACAATTCAATTTCAAGTTTTCAATGGATAAAAAAGAAAAGTGAAAAATATTGGCAGAAAGTAGATCTGATGGAATGCTGGGGATTCCAGATTCAGGAAGGAAGCAAATGGAAAAAAGGATTGTCAGAGTCTGAATTGGAAGATTTTCAGAAACAACTGAACATCACTTTTCCGGAGTCATTAAAGAACTATTACCGGACGATGAATGGACTTGATAAACCGGGAATAGATAATAATGGTGGTGAAGGAGAAATTGATTTTGGTCCTACCTTTTATTCATATCCTGAGGACATTCCCCTCATAAAAGCAAGAATTGAATGGATAATGGAAGCCAATCGTGTGACAGAAGATATTTTGAAGAATCAAAATGTTCCTCCAATTATTCCCTATTTAGGACATCGGTTTTTAATACTGGATCATGAAGAACATGTACTTTCAATGTATGGCGATGATATTATATTCTGGGGCGGTAATTTATCAAAAGGAATTGCAAAAGATATTTTTCCAATTCGTCATGCTGAAAAAAAGAAAATTGATACAAGCTCATTTTGGAACAAAAAAATAGGTCGCTATTAA
- a CDS encoding DUF2461 domain-containing protein: MKKAFEFLTHLKENNNREWFAQHKSEYDIIVKENKVFFTQIYNTLQEHDQLKGIHIFRIYNDVRFSKDKTPYKSYLGVGYSRSKPMLRGGYYIQLEPGNSFVGGGFWGPEAKDLLRIRKEFEISSTEIEKIISDKTFIQYFGELKGDAVKTAPRGFDKNHPAIDLIRKKQFLVMRKFTDKEVLSDNFQKEAQQTLLAMRPFFDYMSEVLTTDLNGEPLF, encoded by the coding sequence ATGAAAAAAGCATTTGAATTCCTTACCCATTTAAAAGAAAACAATAATCGTGAATGGTTTGCTCAACACAAATCCGAATACGACATCATTGTAAAAGAAAACAAAGTTTTTTTTACTCAGATTTATAATACCCTTCAGGAGCATGATCAGCTTAAAGGAATCCATATTTTCAGGATTTATAATGACGTTCGTTTTTCCAAAGACAAGACACCGTATAAATCCTATCTCGGAGTGGGATATTCCCGTTCAAAACCTATGCTGAGAGGCGGATATTATATTCAGCTGGAACCGGGTAACAGTTTTGTAGGAGGTGGTTTTTGGGGTCCGGAAGCCAAAGATTTACTTCGTATCCGTAAAGAATTTGAAATCAGCAGTACAGAAATTGAAAAAATTATCTCTGACAAAACTTTTATACAATATTTTGGAGAACTTAAAGGTGACGCTGTAAAAACAGCCCCACGAGGTTTTGATAAAAATCATCCGGCTATAGATTTGATCAGAAAAAAGCAGTTTCTGGTGATGCGGAAGTTTACCGATAAGGAAGTTTTATCAGACAATTTTCAAAAAGAAGCCCAGCAAACCTTACTTGCCATGCGTCCTTTTTTTGATTATATGAGTGAAGTGCTGACCACGGATTTGAACGGGGAACCTTTGTTTTAA
- a CDS encoding DUF2628 domain-containing protein: MNQIQQYENFFQESSPYYLEKLNLFEKGKKFTFNYAAFFFGVFWFLYRRMYLEAILIYSFFFVEGCFEKFFLAPIIGVEQTKLVGYIITIFMLIILGFWGNLLYLNKAKKTIEKAEEKFPEYEQQKKYLSKKGGTSFLYVSILLIIIIASMALS; this comes from the coding sequence ATGAACCAAATTCAACAATATGAAAATTTCTTTCAGGAAAGTAGTCCATATTATCTTGAAAAATTAAATCTTTTTGAAAAAGGAAAAAAATTCACCTTTAACTATGCTGCTTTTTTCTTTGGTGTATTCTGGTTTCTCTATAGAAGAATGTACCTGGAAGCCATACTCATTTACTCATTCTTCTTTGTTGAAGGCTGCTTTGAAAAATTTTTCTTAGCCCCAATAATTGGAGTGGAGCAAACCAAACTGGTTGGCTATATTATTACAATTTTCATGCTTATTATTTTAGGTTTTTGGGGAAATCTTCTTTACCTCAACAAAGCAAAGAAAACAATAGAAAAAGCAGAGGAAAAATTTCCGGAATATGAACAGCAAAAAAAATATTTGAGCAAAAAAGGAGGAACAAGCTTTCTGTACGTAAGTATTTTATTGATTATAATAATTGCCTCAATGGCTTTGAGTTAA
- a CDS encoding dihydrofolate reductase family protein, which translates to MKKVILDLATTLDGFIEGPNGETDWCIMDDDMDFNGFLSGIDTIFYGRVSYDAWGNYQPEENTDPEEQKVWEEVHSKNKFVFSSQNREDENAVFISSDIVEKVSEIKKQGGKDIWLYGGASLIKTFIQNNLIDTYRISVHPVALGKGKPLFEDLKGRLNLKLIKTNVFRSGVVQLIYEPQTQS; encoded by the coding sequence ATGAAAAAAGTAATATTAGATCTTGCCACTACTTTAGACGGTTTTATTGAAGGACCAAACGGAGAAACCGATTGGTGCATCATGGATGATGATATGGATTTTAATGGATTTCTTTCCGGAATAGACACTATTTTTTACGGAAGGGTAAGCTATGATGCCTGGGGAAACTATCAGCCGGAAGAGAATACAGATCCGGAAGAACAAAAAGTTTGGGAAGAAGTTCATTCAAAAAATAAATTTGTCTTTTCCAGTCAAAACAGAGAAGATGAAAATGCTGTTTTTATCAGTTCTGATATTGTAGAAAAAGTTTCAGAAATAAAAAAACAGGGCGGAAAAGATATCTGGCTGTATGGAGGAGCAAGTCTTATTAAAACTTTTATTCAGAACAATCTTATCGACACCTATAGAATATCCGTTCATCCGGTTGCTCTCGGGAAAGGGAAACCTCTTTTTGAAGATTTGAAGGGAAGGTTAAATTTAAAATTAATTAAAACCAATGTATTCAGATCCGGTGTAGTACAGCTTATTTACGAACCACAGACTCAAAGTTAA
- a CDS encoding VOC family protein, giving the protein MNARFSTIILYVKNVSLLAHFYVENFNLKVIEEDPIWVLLDAGGVHIGLHKIGDQYLDQIDEGYMFDNNTKIVFEIDVDIESARNELVSKNISMREIKTFENYPFRLCDGTDPEGNVFQLKSKK; this is encoded by the coding sequence ATGAATGCTCGCTTTAGTACCATTATTCTGTATGTAAAAAATGTTTCGTTGCTCGCCCATTTTTATGTAGAAAATTTTAATCTGAAAGTGATAGAAGAAGATCCAATATGGGTTTTGCTTGATGCGGGTGGTGTTCATATCGGGTTACACAAAATCGGAGATCAGTATCTTGATCAAATAGATGAAGGCTATATGTTTGACAACAATACTAAAATTGTTTTTGAAATTGACGTTGATATAGAATCTGCAAGAAATGAGTTGGTCTCAAAAAACATCAGCATGAGAGAAATTAAAACCTTTGAAAATTATCCTTTCCGGCTTTGTGACGGAACAGATCCTGAAGGAAATGTATTTCAGTTAAAAAGTAAAAAATAA
- a CDS encoding serine hydrolase encodes MRSILTCIALLLAVHPLFSQKSKKLEELFSTYEKAGLFNGSVLIAEKGKIIFEKSYGYRNAPKKEKNTNNSLYRVFSTTKMFTAIVIFQLEEQGKLSLNDKLSKYYPDFPKGDSITIANLLSHTSGIPNDTNSEYTVDEETFLQYISAKPLNFSPGKDWDYSNSGYYILGYIIKKVTGLNYDQVIENNILKPLKMDHSGFHFNNVTDENKAFGYEFLSDNLSNEALRFKTDHPFGAGAMYSTVEDLFRFNEALKNYTILKKETLEKAFTPYLKDHYGLGFQISTVFDKKRVGHDGGGPGYRSRYYRVLEDDICVIVISNSELSHTDFILPLAEKILYNKPYRIPAIAKVSAEDLKKLEGVYYTENSNFYIKSSDGRLVFKEGSYPRNALLPKSKTLFQLDEKFTCTFQPDQNGKIETLVIHFWDGTVKTAKRNTNNLTWGIIGNATPNGWDGKDIPLQTDLKNPNIHFLRNYKLNKGNLKFRFNNDWGYSLGLNNDDKSIAFDSYDFPIKEEGMYDIVLDMTNAVQPQYSIKKSVQ; translated from the coding sequence ATGAGATCTATTTTAACCTGTATCGCTTTATTGCTTGCAGTACATCCCCTTTTTTCGCAGAAATCTAAAAAACTGGAAGAACTATTCTCAACGTATGAAAAGGCAGGATTGTTCAATGGTTCTGTTCTGATTGCTGAAAAAGGAAAAATCATTTTTGAAAAAAGCTACGGCTACAGAAATGCTCCTAAAAAAGAGAAAAATACCAATAACAGCCTATACAGGGTTTTCTCCACCACAAAAATGTTCACTGCAATAGTTATTTTTCAGCTGGAAGAACAGGGAAAATTATCTCTGAATGACAAGCTGTCCAAATATTACCCTGACTTTCCTAAGGGCGACAGTATTACCATTGCCAATCTGTTATCTCATACTTCAGGAATTCCCAATGATACCAACTCTGAATATACTGTAGATGAAGAAACATTTTTACAATATATTTCTGCAAAACCTCTGAATTTCTCGCCTGGTAAGGATTGGGATTACTCCAATTCCGGATATTATATTCTTGGCTATATTATTAAAAAAGTGACAGGCCTGAACTATGATCAAGTCATAGAAAATAATATCCTGAAACCTCTGAAAATGGATCACAGCGGATTTCATTTCAACAACGTTACCGATGAAAATAAAGCATTCGGATATGAATTTTTATCTGATAACCTGTCAAACGAAGCATTACGTTTTAAAACAGATCACCCTTTTGGCGCAGGAGCAATGTATTCTACCGTAGAAGATTTGTTCAGATTCAATGAAGCACTCAAGAACTACACCATCCTTAAAAAAGAAACCTTAGAAAAAGCTTTCACACCCTATCTTAAGGATCATTATGGCCTGGGTTTCCAGATTTCAACTGTTTTTGACAAAAAAAGAGTGGGTCATGATGGCGGCGGACCTGGCTACAGAAGCAGATACTATAGAGTCCTTGAAGATGATATTTGTGTGATTGTTATTTCAAATTCAGAACTATCACACACCGATTTTATTCTTCCTTTGGCAGAAAAAATACTGTACAATAAACCTTATCGCATTCCAGCCATTGCAAAAGTGAGTGCAGAGGATTTAAAAAAGCTGGAAGGTGTTTATTATACAGAAAACTCAAACTTCTACATAAAAAGTTCCGATGGACGACTGGTTTTCAAAGAAGGCAGTTACCCAAGAAATGCCCTGTTACCAAAAAGTAAAACATTATTTCAGCTTGATGAAAAATTCACCTGTACATTCCAGCCTGATCAAAATGGGAAAATAGAGACTCTTGTTATTCATTTTTGGGATGGAACAGTAAAAACAGCCAAAAGGAATACCAATAATCTTACCTGGGGAATTATAGGAAATGCGACTCCTAACGGCTGGGACGGAAAAGACATTCCGCTACAGACTGATCTTAAAAACCCCAATATTCATTTTCTGAGAAATTATAAACTGAATAAAGGTAATCTTAAATTCAGATTTAATAACGACTGGGGATATAGTTTGGGACTAAACAATGATGATAAAAGTATTGCCTTTGATTCCTATGATTTTCCCATCAAAGAAGAAGGAATGTATGATATTGTTCTCGACATGACCAACGCAGTACAACCACAATACAGCATAAAAAAATCTGTTCAATAA
- a CDS encoding 5-carboxymethyl-2-hydroxymuconate Delta-isomerase — MPHFIIDCSQDIIHQRTPDELMDAIYEVAHATGLFAPNDIKVRIQPYQYYRLGNGKKNFLHVFGYIMQGRSTEQKADLSKQICTRLSELLPDISFLSVSISDFEAATYSNKALIDPENMDKNRHFGL; from the coding sequence ATGCCTCATTTTATTATAGATTGTTCACAGGATATTATTCATCAGAGGACACCTGATGAGTTAATGGATGCCATTTATGAAGTGGCCCATGCAACAGGCCTTTTTGCTCCCAACGATATTAAAGTCAGAATTCAACCCTATCAGTATTACAGATTAGGCAATGGCAAGAAAAATTTTCTGCATGTGTTTGGATATATCATGCAGGGACGCAGTACAGAACAAAAAGCCGATCTCTCAAAACAAATCTGTACCCGACTTTCAGAATTACTGCCTGACATTTCTTTTCTTTCTGTAAGTATCAGTGACTTTGAAGCGGCAACATACAGCAACAAAGCCCTAATTGATCCTGAAAACATGGATAAAAACAGGCATTTCGGTTTATAA
- a CDS encoding DinB family protein: MSLKTLVSKSAQYNNWVVNKYIDWLSTKSDEQLNQETISSFPTILKTLHHIWQTQEYWWSHISEKNDFDFTKTTETTSKEDVFNAIKNNSQKLVDYVENLSEEDLSKNVKIESQWFQCDFSKYEYIQHAILHGTYHRGQIVTMGRNIGITDAPMTDFNFWNIYKDQ; the protein is encoded by the coding sequence ATGAGCTTAAAAACATTAGTCAGCAAAAGTGCACAGTACAACAATTGGGTAGTCAATAAATACATCGACTGGTTATCCACAAAGTCTGATGAACAACTCAACCAGGAAACCATTTCAAGCTTCCCGACTATTTTAAAAACGCTACACCATATCTGGCAAACACAGGAATACTGGTGGAGTCACATTTCTGAAAAGAATGATTTTGATTTTACAAAAACAACAGAAACCACCAGCAAAGAAGATGTTTTCAATGCCATTAAAAACAATTCACAAAAGCTGGTAGATTATGTGGAAAATCTATCTGAAGAAGATCTTTCAAAAAATGTAAAGATAGAATCCCAATGGTTTCAGTGTGATTTTTCCAAATATGAATATATCCAGCACGCTATTCTCCACGGAACATACCATAGAGGGCAAATTGTAACGATGGGAAGAAATATCGGAATAACAGACGCTCCCATGACCGATTTCAATTTTTGGAATATTTATAAAGATCAGTAA
- a CDS encoding alpha/beta fold hydrolase has translation MEKFAISSDGQKIHYKESGKGNTTLIFIHGWLGNTEWWEDQQKYFSSRYHIVQMDLAGHGKSDSSRQEWTITRYADDIKAVADAVHSNKVILVGHSMSGAYVLEASLKIPQVKALILIDTLKNLDESYTEEQTEEVLSQYRTDFKYTVENILPQYLFAEQTPSDVKERLQHEFLQNDPELAINVLRPLYKADVNTIAKQVQVPVIAINSDASPTDAETNRKYLKNYDYVTIEGVGHYPMLEKPTEFNTILDNVIKKLI, from the coding sequence ATGGAAAAATTTGCAATATCATCAGACGGTCAGAAAATTCATTATAAAGAATCCGGAAAAGGGAATACAACATTGATCTTCATACACGGATGGCTGGGCAATACCGAATGGTGGGAAGACCAGCAAAAATATTTCAGCAGCCGATATCATATTGTACAAATGGATCTTGCAGGACATGGAAAATCTGATTCTTCCAGACAGGAATGGACAATCACAAGATATGCGGATGACATTAAAGCAGTTGCTGATGCTGTTCATTCAAATAAAGTTATACTTGTAGGACATTCTATGTCCGGGGCTTATGTGCTCGAGGCTTCATTGAAAATCCCACAGGTGAAAGCATTAATTCTGATTGATACCCTGAAAAACTTAGATGAATCTTATACGGAAGAACAGACTGAAGAAGTTTTATCACAATACAGAACCGATTTTAAATATACTGTGGAAAACATCCTTCCGCAATATCTGTTTGCCGAACAAACTCCTTCTGACGTAAAGGAAAGACTCCAGCACGAATTTCTTCAGAATGACCCTGAACTGGCAATCAATGTCCTCAGACCGCTATACAAAGCTGATGTCAATACAATTGCAAAGCAAGTTCAGGTGCCAGTGATCGCCATCAATTCGGATGCTTCTCCTACCGATGCGGAAACCAATCGAAAATATCTGAAAAACTATGACTATGTGACCATTGAAGGAGTTGGACATTATCCTATGTTGGAAAAGCCAACTGAATTCAATACTATTCTTGATAATGTTATCAAAAAACTAATCTAA
- a CDS encoding DUF2200 domain-containing protein — MQNTRIFATAFSSVYPHYIQKAEKKGRTKEEVHEIIFWLTGYDEKNLQEILDHKTDFKTFFEQAPQMNPNVSLIKGVICGYRVEEIEDELMRNIRYLDKLIDELAKGKKMEKILRAV, encoded by the coding sequence ATGCAAAATACCAGAATTTTCGCAACAGCATTCTCCAGCGTTTACCCACATTATATTCAAAAAGCCGAAAAAAAGGGACGCACCAAAGAAGAGGTACATGAAATCATATTCTGGCTGACGGGATATGACGAAAAAAACCTGCAGGAAATACTGGATCATAAAACTGACTTCAAAACATTTTTTGAACAGGCTCCACAGATGAATCCCAATGTTTCATTAATTAAAGGAGTCATTTGTGGATATCGTGTAGAAGAAATTGAAGATGAACTGATGAGAAATATCCGGTATCTGGACAAACTGATTGATGAACTGGCGAAAGGAAAGAAGATGGAAAAAATATTAAGAGCAGTTTAA
- the ribB gene encoding 3,4-dihydroxy-2-butanone-4-phosphate synthase: MEKLLEQFGATSRERVEKALQTLQKGKGILLVDDENRENEGDIIFPASTITEQDMALLIRECSGIVCLCISEEKSRHLNLRPMVENNNSKNQTAFTISIEAREGVESGVSARDRVTTIRTAVASDAEAEHIASPGHVFPLIAREGGVFERRGHTEGSVDLVKMANLGDDAVLCELTNEDGSMARLPEIVDFAIKKGMSVVTIEDIYAYRKMVMSN, encoded by the coding sequence ATGGAAAAATTATTAGAACAATTCGGAGCTACCTCCAGAGAACGTGTAGAAAAAGCACTTCAAACATTACAAAAGGGAAAAGGTATTCTATTAGTAGATGATGAAAACCGCGAAAACGAAGGCGATATCATCTTTCCCGCTTCCACTATTACAGAACAGGATATGGCACTTTTAATCCGCGAATGCAGCGGCATTGTCTGCTTATGTATTTCTGAGGAAAAAAGCCGCCACCTCAACCTTCGTCCAATGGTGGAAAACAACAATTCAAAAAATCAAACTGCATTCACAATTTCCATTGAAGCCAGAGAAGGTGTGGAATCAGGTGTTTCAGCAAGAGACCGTGTAACAACAATCAGAACAGCGGTAGCATCAGATGCAGAGGCCGAGCATATTGCAAGTCCCGGTCATGTTTTCCCCCTGATTGCCAGAGAAGGTGGTGTATTTGAAAGACGCGGGCACACTGAAGGCAGTGTAGACCTTGTAAAAATGGCCAATCTGGGTGATGATGCCGTACTTTGTGAACTGACTAACGAAGACGGTTCTATGGCAAGACTTCCTGAAATTGTGGACTTTGCCATCAAAAAAGGGATGAGTGTGGTGACCATCGAAGATATTTATGCTTACCGTAAAATGGTAATGAGCAACTAA
- a CDS encoding T9SS type A sorting domain-containing protein — protein sequence MKKSLLLLLGASAMVSAQITLTKATNDPISGNVVNYNLASGGVNNSATGPNATFSNSGLTMGAASQTTYLTPTSTEIATFPGSTIKMIDGATTVYYKASSAKLEITGMVNSQATLNFNVDNGTHINYPTTYGPAQTDTAKGTFSSSSANGLFSGTMTSIADAYGTLIIGNQTYSNVLRIKFTQNLNLYSSFDITYSNPIGAITNTAYSYYDASHRYALLNSTIGNISIPLLSINQNVITSFALSEAFLAVNNAAKKESLVVYPNPAQDFIGFKGNTDNYSKANIYSLDGKLVKTSEVKSGNIQISDLPPASYFIEVSGKNAAETKNTKFIKK from the coding sequence ATGAAAAAATCTTTACTCCTTTTATTAGGAGCGTCTGCCATGGTTTCTGCGCAGATCACGCTTACAAAAGCGACCAATGACCCTATTTCTGGAAACGTTGTTAATTACAATCTTGCAAGCGGAGGAGTAAACAACTCTGCAACCGGACCTAACGCTACCTTCTCAAACTCAGGACTTACGATGGGAGCAGCATCACAAACAACCTATTTAACGCCTACTTCTACTGAAATAGCGACTTTTCCAGGTTCCACAATTAAAATGATAGACGGTGCAACCACCGTTTATTACAAAGCTTCATCTGCTAAACTGGAGATTACTGGAATGGTAAATTCACAGGCAACGTTAAACTTTAATGTGGATAACGGTACTCACATTAATTATCCAACAACTTACGGACCGGCACAAACCGATACAGCAAAAGGAACTTTCTCTTCATCTTCTGCTAACGGATTATTCAGTGGTACAATGACTTCCATTGCTGATGCATACGGAACATTAATTATCGGTAATCAGACATACAGTAATGTCCTTAGGATAAAATTTACACAAAACTTGAACCTATATTCATCTTTTGATATTACTTATTCTAACCCTATTGGTGCCATTACCAATACAGCTTATTCTTATTACGATGCTTCTCACAGATATGCATTGCTAAATTCTACCATTGGAAATATCAGCATTCCGTTGTTGAGTATCAACCAGAATGTAATCACTTCATTTGCATTAAGTGAAGCATTCCTGGCCGTAAACAATGCTGCGAAAAAAGAAAGCCTAGTAGTTTATCCAAACCCGGCACAAGACTTTATCGGTTTCAAGGGAAATACAGATAATTACTCTAAAGCCAACATTTACAGCCTGGATGGAAAACTGGTTAAAACTTCAGAAGTAAAATCTGGAAACATACAGATTTCAGACCTTCCACCAGCATCTTATTTCATTGAGGTCAGTGGAAAAAATGCTGCAGAAACAAAGAATACAAAATTCATCAAGAAATAA
- a CDS encoding TonB-dependent receptor domain-containing protein, whose amino-acid sequence MKKTIYTIFFLCSTFMFSQETKNDTADAAATKEIQEVILKSQHKKLFADKAVYTFDKEALEKARYAKDLLRTLPELQLDPVANTITSTKGGTILFLINGIEVTDMQIRSVAPSEVVKVEYYDIPPARWATRADTVVNILTKSTETGYVFGADISTALNTGFVNSSAYANYTKGKNNFGLEYSLNLRDYNDRRVNSIYDYQLNGKHYRSDENRTDHFGYSFQNIALRYTRLVPDDYAFQAKLNMDIFSRFSKGVGQSVFAEDNLKEEHSMFKNNGSDYVIPKLDLYYSKKISEKDELSINVVSSYYTTNTTETAKEWVVGSGLSVYDNDMMLKAKQTSMVGELSHTHDFKAGKLSSGYRISRSSISNDLNNLAGYSQYSVTYLEQYFYTEFAGKVNQFSYRIGAGLTNIHNKSAENTFDEWTFTPKVILAYQIKGNQNLRFTASYNPVSPWSNALSSNVVQLAPNIVQRGNPFLESQQVFSNNLTYSFNNKYFDFNAGLFYRYTNRVINQYYVQDDILGGYALTYENGKNGQRYGVQLTGSYKPFGNSLLIVKAVITPTSETVRTSTGALIKNDYLGNYFSLSSEYKSFSVQYQFNIPVYSLNGAFLNTNENQNNIFVSYKHQNWTFSTGMYWIGMPSEYKTKSLPESLVDYKIHTQIMNNKSMFVLGLSYDFSKGKKTEIQRKLNNETAPAATF is encoded by the coding sequence ATGAAAAAAACTATATATACCATCTTCTTTCTTTGCAGCACTTTTATGTTTTCACAAGAGACTAAAAATGATACGGCTGATGCTGCGGCCACCAAAGAAATTCAGGAAGTTATTTTGAAATCACAGCATAAAAAGTTGTTTGCAGACAAAGCTGTTTATACTTTTGACAAAGAAGCTCTGGAAAAAGCCCGATACGCAAAAGATCTTCTTCGTACACTTCCGGAATTGCAGCTGGATCCGGTAGCAAATACGATTACCAGCACGAAAGGAGGAACTATACTGTTCCTTATCAACGGCATTGAAGTTACAGATATGCAGATCCGGAGTGTTGCACCCAGTGAGGTGGTAAAGGTAGAGTATTATGACATTCCGCCTGCAAGATGGGCAACGAGGGCAGATACGGTAGTTAATATTCTTACAAAATCTACAGAAACAGGATATGTTTTCGGAGCTGATATTTCTACTGCTTTAAATACCGGGTTTGTAAATAGCTCGGCCTATGCGAATTATACAAAAGGAAAAAATAATTTCGGACTGGAATATTCTTTGAATCTGAGAGATTATAATGACAGAAGGGTGAACAGTATCTATGACTATCAGCTCAATGGAAAACATTACCGTTCGGATGAAAACAGAACAGATCATTTCGGATATTCTTTCCAGAATATTGCTTTGCGGTATACAAGACTTGTTCCTGATGATTATGCTTTTCAGGCTAAACTGAATATGGATATTTTCAGCAGATTTTCAAAAGGAGTGGGGCAGAGTGTCTTTGCTGAAGATAACCTGAAGGAAGAGCACAGTATGTTTAAAAATAATGGGTCGGACTATGTAATTCCTAAACTGGACCTTTATTATTCAAAAAAAATTAGTGAAAAAGATGAGTTGAGTATTAATGTGGTGAGCTCTTATTATACTACAAATACTACAGAAACAGCAAAAGAATGGGTGGTAGGCTCGGGATTGTCTGTATATGATAATGATATGATGCTGAAAGCCAAACAGACGAGTATGGTGGGAGAGCTTTCTCATACACACGATTTCAAAGCAGGAAAACTTTCATCCGGATATCGTATTTCAAGGTCTTCTATTTCCAATGATCTGAATAACCTTGCCGGATATTCTCAATACAGTGTCACTTATCTGGAACAGTATTTTTATACCGAATTTGCAGGAAAGGTGAATCAATTCAGTTACCGCATCGGAGCTGGTCTTACGAATATTCATAACAAAAGTGCAGAGAATACTTTTGATGAATGGACTTTTACTCCGAAAGTGATTTTAGCCTATCAGATTAAAGGTAATCAGAATCTTCGTTTTACCGCAAGTTACAATCCAGTAAGTCCATGGAGTAATGCTTTGAGTAGTAATGTGGTGCAATTGGCTCCCAATATTGTTCAGAGAGGGAATCCTTTTTTAGAATCACAACAGGTCTTTTCTAATAACCTGACCTATTCTTTTAATAATAAATATTTTGATTTTAATGCAGGTTTGTTTTACAGGTATACTAACCGTGTGATTAATCAGTATTATGTTCAGGATGATATATTGGGAGGGTATGCACTGACTTATGAAAACGGGAAGAACGGACAGCGATACGGGGTACAGCTGACGGGATCTTATAAGCCCTTTGGGAACAGCTTACTTATTGTAAAAGCTGTAATCACACCGACTTCTGAAACCGTAAGGACAAGTACAGGGGCTTTAATCAAAAATGATTATTTAGGAAATTATTTTTCGCTTTCATCAGAATATAAATCTTTCTCAGTGCAGTATCAGTTCAATATTCCGGTATATAGCCTTAATGGAGCTTTCCTGAATACAAATGAAAACCAGAATAATATTTTTGTAAGCTATAAACATCAGAACTGGACGTTTTCCACAGGCATGTACTGGATAGGAATGCCTTCGGAATACAAAACGAAAAGTTTACCGGAAAGTTTGGTTGATTATAAAATTCATACACAGATTATGAACAATAAATCCATGTTTGTATTAGGATTAAGTTATGATTTCTCTAAAGGAAAAAAAACAGAGATTCAGCGAAAGCTTAATAATGAAACGGCTCCTGCAGCAACCTTTTAA